One window from the genome of Manis pentadactyla isolate mManPen7 chromosome 15, mManPen7.hap1, whole genome shotgun sequence encodes:
- the ZNF565 gene encoding zinc finger protein 565 isoform X2 has protein sequence MLCSMCPKGEENWLFQDAALVQENRLKKSEQLGSSKSHGTDLESSCEKFPRKGIFDVESFRWEIMESLKCCDLEGSSFRDDWEYKGQFERHVTQECFFKQVKNMYENIPTFERHTSLTLHQNNRNGEKLVECNECGKAFSRGSHLIQHQKTHTGEKPFECKECGKAFSRASHLVQHERIHTGEKPYDCKECGKAFGRTSELVLHQRLHTGVKPYECKECGKTFRQRSPLVLHQRTHTGEKPYICKDCGKAFIRGSQLTVHRRIHTGARPYQCKECGKAFRQHSQLTIHQRIHTGEKPYECKECGKGFIHSSEVTRHQRIHSGEKPYECKECGKAFRQHTQLTRHQRVHTGDRPYECKECGKAFSRSSYLTEHQRIHTGDKPYECKECGKAFIRVSQLTHHQQIHTCEKPYQCRECGMAFIRSSQLTEHQRIHPGIKPYECRECGQAFILGSQLIEHYRIHTG, from the coding sequence acTTGGAGTCCAGCTGTGAGAAATTTCCACGAAAGGGTATATTTGATGTAGAGTCATTCAGGTGGGAGATAATGGAAAGCCTTAAATGCTGTGATTTGGAGGGCTCCAGTTTTAGAGATGACTGGGAATACAAAGGCCAGTTTGAAAGACACGTTACTCAGGAGTGCTTTTTCAAGCAAGTGAAAAACATGTATGAAAATATCCCCACTTTTGAGCGTCATACATCCCTCACTCTACACCAGAACAACAGGAATGGCGAGAAACTGGttgaatgtaatgaatgtgggaaaGCATTTAGCCGTGGCTCACATCTTATTCAACATCAGAAAACTCATACTGGTGAAAAACCCtttgaatgtaaggaatgtgggaaggcTTTCAGTCGTGCCTCACACCTTGTTCAACATGAAAGAATTCATACAGGTGAGAAACCTTATGActgtaaggaatgtgggaaggcctttgGTCGTACTTCAGAACTAGTTCTGCATCAGAGACTTCATACTGGTGTCAAACCAtatgaatgtaaagaatgtgGAAAGACATTTAGACAGCGTTCACCACTTGTTCTGCATCAAAGAACTCATACAGGTGAGAAGCCCTATATATGTAAAGACTGTGGGAAGGCTTTTATTCGTGGCTCACAACTTACTGTTCATCGGAGAATTCATACCGGTGCTAGACCCTACCAGTGTaaagaatgtggaaaagcctttaGACAGCATTCACAACTGACTATACACCAGAGGATTCATACTggtgagaaaccctatgaatgtaaggaatgtggaaagGGTTTTATTCATAGCTCAGAAGTTACTCGACATCAAAGAATTCATTCTggggagaaaccctatgaatgtaaggaatgtgggaaggcTTTCAGACAGCATACACAGCTTACTCGACATCAGAGAGTTCATACTGGTGACAGACCTTacgaatgtaaggaatgtgggaaggcctttagTCGTAGTTCATACCTTACTGAACATCAAAGAATTCACACAGGTGACAAACCTtatgaatgtaaagaatgtgggaaagcctttattCGTGTTTCACAACTGACTCATCATCAGCAAATTCATACTTGTGAGAAACCGTATCAATGTAGGGAATGTGGAATGGCCTTTATTCGTAGTTCACAACTTACTGAACATCAGAGAATCCATCCTGGTATCAAACCTTATGAATGTAGAGAATGTGGGCAGGCCTTTATTCTTGGCTCACAGCTGATTGAACACTACAGAATCCATACTGGTTAG
- the ZNF565 gene encoding zinc finger protein 565 isoform X3, with protein MESLKCCDLEGSSFRDDWEYKGQFERHVTQECFFKQVKNMYENIPTFERHTSLTLHQNNRNGEKLVECNECGKAFSRGSHLIQHQKTHTGEKPFECKECGKAFSRASHLVQHERIHTGEKPYDCKECGKAFGRTSELVLHQRLHTGVKPYECKECGKTFRQRSPLVLHQRTHTGEKPYICKDCGKAFIRGSQLTVHRRIHTGARPYQCKECGKAFRQHSQLTIHQRIHTGEKPYECKECGKGFIHSSEVTRHQRIHSGEKPYECKECGKAFRQHTQLTRHQRVHTGDRPYECKECGKAFSRSSYLTEHQRIHTGDKPYECKECGKAFIRVSQLTHHQQIHTCEKPYQCRECGMAFIRSSQLTEHQRIHPGIKPYECRECGQAFILGSQLIEHYRIHTG; from the coding sequence ATGGAAAGCCTTAAATGCTGTGATTTGGAGGGCTCCAGTTTTAGAGATGACTGGGAATACAAAGGCCAGTTTGAAAGACACGTTACTCAGGAGTGCTTTTTCAAGCAAGTGAAAAACATGTATGAAAATATCCCCACTTTTGAGCGTCATACATCCCTCACTCTACACCAGAACAACAGGAATGGCGAGAAACTGGttgaatgtaatgaatgtgggaaaGCATTTAGCCGTGGCTCACATCTTATTCAACATCAGAAAACTCATACTGGTGAAAAACCCtttgaatgtaaggaatgtgggaaggcTTTCAGTCGTGCCTCACACCTTGTTCAACATGAAAGAATTCATACAGGTGAGAAACCTTATGActgtaaggaatgtgggaaggcctttgGTCGTACTTCAGAACTAGTTCTGCATCAGAGACTTCATACTGGTGTCAAACCAtatgaatgtaaagaatgtgGAAAGACATTTAGACAGCGTTCACCACTTGTTCTGCATCAAAGAACTCATACAGGTGAGAAGCCCTATATATGTAAAGACTGTGGGAAGGCTTTTATTCGTGGCTCACAACTTACTGTTCATCGGAGAATTCATACCGGTGCTAGACCCTACCAGTGTaaagaatgtggaaaagcctttaGACAGCATTCACAACTGACTATACACCAGAGGATTCATACTggtgagaaaccctatgaatgtaaggaatgtggaaagGGTTTTATTCATAGCTCAGAAGTTACTCGACATCAAAGAATTCATTCTggggagaaaccctatgaatgtaaggaatgtgggaaggcTTTCAGACAGCATACACAGCTTACTCGACATCAGAGAGTTCATACTGGTGACAGACCTTacgaatgtaaggaatgtgggaaggcctttagTCGTAGTTCATACCTTACTGAACATCAAAGAATTCACACAGGTGACAAACCTtatgaatgtaaagaatgtgggaaagcctttattCGTGTTTCACAACTGACTCATCATCAGCAAATTCATACTTGTGAGAAACCGTATCAATGTAGGGAATGTGGAATGGCCTTTATTCGTAGTTCACAACTTACTGAACATCAGAGAATCCATCCTGGTATCAAACCTTATGAATGTAGAGAATGTGGGCAGGCCTTTATTCTTGGCTCACAGCTGATTGAACACTACAGAATCCATACTGGTTAG